One Gossypium hirsutum isolate 1008001.06 chromosome A11, Gossypium_hirsutum_v2.1, whole genome shotgun sequence genomic window carries:
- the LOC107912992 gene encoding naringenin,2-oxoglutarate 3-dioxygenase: protein MAPSTLTELAGKETLQASFVRDEDERPKVAYNQFSDEIPVISLAGINDVGENRAEICQKIVEACENWGIFQVVDHGVDTKLISEMTGLAREFFALPAEDKLRFNMSGGKKGGFIVSSHLQGETVQDWREIVTYFSYPIKSRDYSRWPDMPEGWIEVTKEYSDKLMGLACKLLEVLSEAMGLEKEALSKACVEMDQKVVVNFYPKCPQPDLTLGLKRHTDPGTITLLLQDQVGGLQATRDNGNTWITVQPVEGAFVVNLGDHGHYLSNGRFKNADHQAVVNSDCSRLSIATFQNPAPDATVYPLKIREGEKPILEEPITFSEMYRRKMSKDLELAMLKKLAKEQQMETTKKPELETKPLEQILA, encoded by the exons ATGGCTCCTTCAACTCTCACAGAGCTTGCAGGGAAGGAAACCTTACAGGCGAGCTTTGTTCGTGATGAAGATGAGCGTCCTAAGGTTGCTTACAACCAATTCAGCGATGAAATCCCTGTGATCTCTCTTGCCGGCATCAATGATGTAGGTGAAAATAGGGCGGAGATATGCCAGAAAATCGTGGAGGCTTGTGAAAATTGGGGTATCTTCCAGGTCGTGGATCATGGAGTCGACACTAAACTCATTTCTGAGATGACCGGTCTTGCCAGAGAGTTCTTCGCTTTGCCCGCCGAAGATAAGCTTCGGTTCAATATGTCTGGTGGCAAGAAAGGTGGGTTCATCGTCTCCAGTCACCTCCAG GGAGAAACGGTGCAAGATTGGCGGGAGATTGTGACCTACTTCTCGTACCCAATTAAGAGCCGGGACTATTCAAGGTGGCCTGATATGCCAGAGGGGTGGATTGAGGTGACAAAGGAGTACAGTGATAAATTGATGGGCCTAGCTTGCAAGCTTCTTGAAGTGTTATCAGAAGCAATGGGATTGGAGAAAGAAGCATTGAGCAAGGCATGCGTGGAGATGGACCAGAAAGTGGTGGTTAACTTCTACCCTAAGTGCCCACAACCTGATCTCACTCTGGGACTCAAGCGCCACACTGACCCCGGGACTATCACGCTGTTGCTCCAAGATCAAGTTGGTGGGCTTCAAGCCACCAGGGACAATGGCAATACTTGGATCACTGTTCAACCTGTTGAAGGGGCATTTGTGGTCAACCTTGGAGATCATGGCCAT TACCTGAGCAATGGGAGGTTCAAGAACGCTGATCACCAAGCAGTGGTGAACTCCGACTGCAGCAGATTGTCAATAGCCACATTCCAAAACCCAGCACCCGATGCAACAGTGTATCCACTGAAGATAAGAGAAGGAGAGAAACCTATACTTGAGGAGCCCATCACATTTTCTGAGATGTATAGGAGGAAGATGAGCAAGGATCTTGAGCTTGCCATGCTAAAGAAACTAGCCAAGGAACAGCAGATGGAGACGACCAAGAAGCCCGAACTGGAAACCAAGCCTCTTGAGCAAATCCTTGCATAA